Part of the Chanos chanos chromosome 5, fChaCha1.1, whole genome shotgun sequence genome, gaggagagactttttacctTACAACATGGGGCCTACTAATTGTTTCACTGATCCTGAAGTTAAAgatgttcaagttcaagtttatttagaggccaatatcactgtttaaaatctcaaagggcttcacatgcccacaacaaacaaaacaggaccgCACtacctgacttaatcctcacagcaggcaagaaaaaactccccaaaaacccatgGGTAACAAGGAAAAAATAGatgaaatcttgagaaggaccacagagagagaagaccccttcatggccagacaggtgtgcaatggGTGTCGACCCATTGGAcaattacaagtaatacaatcataatgcaaaagaacacacactagtagacaaaataaagacaacaaaagcaggatgAGGTGGATGGCGATGaagaggaggctgacagggagggatgaaggGGGGCACGCCTTGGAGGAAGAcagcaacactcacacaaggcgTCCATACTGAAACATATGAGACACATAGACAAGGCCTGCTCCTTCCATCTGCTGGACAGGCTACATTACAAGGTCATGGAGCAGATAAAGGCCTTTCCTTTTGGATTCATTTGTGCCATGTCCAATGTTTAACTTATTTACAATTTTCCTGTTTAAGAATTCAAGAATTTATTTTTGCTCTAGGGTTTACCTCATTTTAAAGCAGGAATTAAAGAGTGACATTGCAAAGGCAAGTGATAAGAAATTAAAGCACAAATGGGAATAGATTTTTCATTACTAATAGACATTAAATGGAGCCCGGCCATCAGAACAGAGTAATGGTATCTGAGTGATAATGATGCTGCACAGGACAAGGACAAACACAGTtaatgactgaatgattgatAATGTTTACCAACATTGTATATGACTGCTCTTTAGTGCTCTTACATCTACAGCAGAGCAAAACAATACTTTTGTTCAGCCTTCACTTTGTATTTGTGCTCACATTTTTCCATCAAATTCATCCCCTAACATACTGTTGTAGCTATTGAAGTTTGCTCAGCTGCCCTTTCTTGCAAAATGCTTTATAAAACTTAAGTGTGATGTGTCCTTACTGTTAGTGAGCATGTCAGATTCACCTTCTCACACCTGTCAACTGATCCAACCATGTAGTAAACTGTCGGAAACTAGCTTATGGTCTCCAGAAACTGTATGTGAGGCCTGGGATAAAATCAGACATAAACTTGTTTTTATACCCAGGATTTAGTTTGATAGACTGTGCAGTTTAATAACCACAAATAAAGAAGAGGGGGGGCATTTCCTAAAAAGCAGAGGAAGATACAGtgccagtcaaaagtttggacacactgTAGAGCCCAATATtgtaataatttcccaatgATGTAATAACTTGGCCATTGTTGTAGTAACATGCCATGAATTATGTGATAGCCTAACGCTTTaggaatgcattgtttttgtaagttAGTCATTATTTTCAAATGGGCAATGCTCTGATCATGTGTAATAATAaaatggtttttcattttttatttgctaATATTACACAGTAGTGCACTGTCATTGATCTATGGtagatgaaaagagagctgaAGAGCAAAGTAAGTTAGTCTTTTTCATCTactcctgtatctccatatggttgtacatgtcttactatacatccttattctgtatagagtattatgtccaGTACCATGTATCAGTGCCAAAAACTCATCAGTTACACCACtgacttcagtttcagtttgtttctgttgatTTGTTGATGAATTATAACACCTTGTAGCCTATATATTAATGGGTCTGTGTATTAAAACCTGTATTCAGCAAATTGTTTAGAAAATAACAGCTCAGCAGTTCTTTTTCCTACATTGCAGGGCCCAGGGTGATCACATGACAGGCTGTTTTCTTTAGAGCATAAGCaaggccaaaaacaaacaaacaaacaaacagtaaaaatcaGTACATTATTTGGAAGTTGTTACAAGGTTTGTACAGGTTTTTATCACATTCTTGATGGAGTTAAGTggagatttttattacattattgggagttattactcactcactcactcactcactatctaaaccgcttatcctgattagggtcgcggggggtgctggagcctatcccagcgcacatagggcgaaaggcggggaaacaccctggacaggtcgccagtccatcgcagggcagacacacagacaaacacactcacaaacacattcatacctaagggcaatttagtgtctccaattcacctaaccatgtctttggactgtgggaggaaaccggagctcccggaggaaacccacgcagacacggggagaacatgcaaactccacaaagaaaggACCCGgctgggaaccgaacccgaaaccttcttgctgtgaggcaacagcgctgtGCCGCCCgggagttattacattatcaggaaattattatattattgggTTCTACAGTTAAtccattttattacattatcaggttttattacatttttgatggagtCAAGTGGAGATTTTTATCACATTATTgggagttattacattattgggttctacacacacccactcattcaagggtttttctttatttttattattttctacattgtgctttgttcacattttttttgcttactaCATAAATCCATATGTGTTCTTTAATAGCTTTGATGCCTTCAGCATTGTTCTATgatgtacaaaataaaaataataaaaataaagaaaaaacattgaatcagaaggtgtgtccaaacttttgactggtgcTATATTTTGGTAATCAAATACAGTTTGGGAATTTTCTGTATGAGGCTCTTAAGGTACAATGGGTGCAATAAAATAACACAAGCCATTTCCTGCTGTCTCAGCTGTCACAATAATGGGCTTGTTCTTGAAATTGTATGCTTTGGCATCTTTACAGTAATTGTGTTTACAGCACTGTAACAAAAATTCAAAGGATACCATGTAACATGATGTAACAGGTTTTAACACAATGCTTAAGAATCTTACAGGATTTCGTAGAGCATTCTACAAtaagcaaaataaaatgtcaaaattgtTTAAAACATAATGTCAAGTAACATATTACAATGTGTTATGTAGTACTTTATTTGCAGTTCTCTTCAACTCTTAGACTTGAACCCTTTTGACTATATGAAACAAAGGCATTTCATTCTCTATGAATTTTTCCACACTAAGAAAgtttaatatttcttttaaataaggccatgggtggtGATCTGTGCTGGAACAATTAAAAAAGGTGTGTTTCTACCCAGGTTCAGCAACTTTTTTAGGAACTTAAGAGTTCTGGAACTATCCAGAGCAGGAAATATATAACCAGTATAGCAATGATGAGCACATACCAGGGCAAGTATGATCCTACAAGCtaggcacacaaatacacacaaggttACACCTGTTTGTGTACTGCCGCATCAGTCAGAACCACAGTCATTCAGACGGCAACCACATAATGAAAATAAGTAAATGCAATGGCTTATGCCTGAccattcaaaatgaaacaagtaaCGACAGTTGCCCGTAGAAATGTGCAACTCTGCCAATGCACTTCATGTCTTACCACCCCTGTGAATTATAGACTGATCTCAAATTGATCAGTCTGATACAATCTGGAGGAAATTAAGAATCCCGAATCAAGAATATTCAGCGCACTCTCTTTTGTGCTTTTCAGTTGAGTTTGCCAAGCTATTTCAAGGACTAAGCCTACATACTTTCTTTCCTACTTATTTTAATAACTCAACAGGCCTGTCCCACAACTGATGTCTTTGGCCCTCTCCTTCCCTTACAACCCTTGTCCATTGGCATTGCTGTTGGTGcaagcattttgtttgttggtttgcaGATGCTCCCAGTATTTGACTAGCTCATTAGGGTGAAAGTAGTGGGAGGTAATCAATTGGCTGTACTTGCAACTAGAGTAGGGCACCCGCAAGTGATGGAAAAGGAATTTATTTGGAGGTGGTACTGGTTCTATTCCCAGTTTTTCCAGACACATACCCACATAGACATCTTCCAGGTGAAGTCTCTGTATGCTCAGAGATGCTTCATGAATCTTTTGTGCCATGTCACCTGAGAACACATAGCCTGTCCCAGAGCAAAAGACAGGGTATCGCTCACTGGGGTACAACTCAGGTGACATGTACCATTTGCTATCCTTGTTTCGTTTCGGGGCTTCATCCTTCATAAGGTAACCTGTGAAGTAGTTTTGTCTTGGTGTCACACTGGGCTTGAGGAGCATTTGTATGAGGTTCTCCGTATTCACAAACATGTCGCTGTCTGTCTTCATGACATATCTTGCATTGGGGCAGTGTGTGGCCACCCAATGCATCCCCATCAAAGTCTTTAAGGTAAGGTTGTGGTAGGTGTCCATGAATTCCTGTTGGATAATGTCGTGATGTCTATGAGATTCTTGCTGAATTTGGCGCTGAAGACTGTGGACTTGTTCGTGATTGCCCCATTTCAGGCCCAACATGAAGAGACGTACTAATTCCAAATCTTGGACTAGACTCTCATTCCCCCATGTCTGCCTGATGGCATTCCTTGCTTCCACTTGTTGGGGTTCCACAGTAATCAGCAGCACCAGAAAAGGGTCTCTGTTCTGGCACTTGTGCAACTCATTTATAATGTAGTTGTACAACTCCGTGTTTTGTGTCCCTCTTGCAGTTGGTCCCTGCTCGGACCTCAGTGTTCCTTGTGGGCTCCCAGTCTCCTTCCAGGTGGGCTGCAAGGTACTCTGGTTAACCTCTATTTTAAGCAATTGGACCCCAGGTGAATAAGTCACTGAATTATACCCTCTGCTATTCCAGCCCCATAACAATTTTTGGTGATGCAGGAAGCAAAGTACTCCTATGAAACAGAGGAGCAAGAGGAGCACAGCAATGTGTGCCCGGCAATGTCGCCGTCTCCACTGCATGATTGCTGCACTCTGCTCAGCAACAGTCAGATCTGGTCAAACCAAGGCAGGTAACCCTAACCAGCACGTCAGACAAAGTGTAATTACGATCCTGGTAGCTAGATTTTTCCAGATATTTTCCAGCTGGcattttccacttttttcttctgttgtgaTACGTCTTTTGGGAGGATGAACCTCATGATTCACAATCCTTTTACCTGAAAGGAAGCAACACCATTTAACATTAATGTTCATAATTTTGACATCTTACTCAATATTTACTTCAAAGGCACTTCTACGTGATAGAGGGGAGCAAGTGTCAAAAGGTATGAATTTCAAATATTAGTGCTGAGCCCATATTGAGAGCTCCTGCATGGTAAGGCACTGTGGTgtactttgtgtttctgtggtccATTACTGTTAGCATCTACTGGCCTCATGCCGTGCTGTCAACCGACAGGGTTGGGAAGAGTAAAAGGCCGTATTCTAGTGCAGATTGCCAATCTGCTACAGATTGTCAGGgatgataaaaatgttttatgtgtcaTTTTGTCTTCAGCCACACAGATAAAAGACATTGTGGTTTGCGTGGTCTATTTTATTATTGGTGCCAAATCATGGTATGTGAGTTTTGTGGAAAATTATCTTTGAGCTTCTGTGAATCTCTGATTTGCTTTAACCAAGCATGACCTGGTGTCACTCCCTGTAGAGTGTTTGTCAGTTCAGATCCTTTTATGCATGCATCATAAATCACATGAAGCAATTAGGGTGAAACCTGCACCTAAAATCAGGTCCAAGACTGGAAACCATTTAATGGATGAAGTAATGTCCTCCTCCAAGACCAAGCTTTGTGTATGGGTCTTGACAGGATTTGATAGACAAATATCTGAATGCCATACATTCCGCAGATTGGACTCTCTTTGTGATGTGCAGTGTGGCTTTCACAGCACTACTCAAACATCAAATATGACAGCTTCTCAGACAGCATACGTGTGTTATGTTGTGGGTTGACtgtcaaaacatgttttcttgaCAATAGATTGTGGGGAACAAGAattatttttctccctttcagaAGGGGTAGGATTGTTTAAAAAGGTGTTTCATCCTTTCTGATTATTCTAAAAGACAATTAAGTTAATAGCTTATTTACTTGTGCCTGGGCCTGTGACTCTGGATTGGGTgttgaaaattattttattatttcttcaTCTTTGGGTTTCGTATGTAACGGCATACCTTCTCATAAATGACTTTTGTAAGTTGTTTGGGCAAGTTTGTTCTcaataaacaagaaaatgaaggaatgaGATTCAGCGTTTTAgaaactctttctcttcacaCAGCCTtctttgtgtgaaaaaaatattcagactTAGCAACTCTGCATTTTCAGAATTCAGTTAATTCTCAATTCATGCACTGAATAGGTGGATGTCAAAATGCTCGAtatacattctcacacacttgCTGTAGCACAAAACCTTCATTTTATGTGTCAGGTGGCTGGGTGATTTGTGATAAGTAAGCAGTCTCTACCCTACATGACTTTTTATGTTGTGCTCCTACTCACATCTAATTTGGCTGGGAAGCTTCAACATAATGGTTAGATTGCTAAAAAATATTTGACATGAAAATATCAATTTTgcacatattttaaacattataCAGCAATATAcaactgtttgttaaaatgattttatagaTGTGCTCTATTTTGTATTAATAAAAAGATGATGTGCAGCTTAAAGTAACAATCTTATGTAGGTACATGGCAAACAGAAACCGTAGGAAGACTTAATTAATGACTTCTGATATTGCATtacttgtgttttgtgattaaTTTGTATGTATTGGACTTTGGTCTGCTATATTTGAATCTATTCTGCTTTTGAATTTAGGACATACAAGCCCATTAAATACCCATAAAATTCACTGTTGGTTTATACTAGAACTATATTACTGTCTCTATTAGTGGTTATcaaattataaaaataatattagGTGCCATTGCTGCTGCAAAAACATGTGCTCAGACTGGTTAATCAGTTTCTACCTAGTTAGTTGATCAGGAGAATGTCACTAGAATGGACGGTGATTCATATGAAGGACTCATAGTATTGTTCTTGCTACAAAGCTGACACAGtgtccaaacacacatagaTCTAGGTTAGTTAAATACAACTTgttgacagacaaacaaacttttAGACAGATTCTGTAATTAGGATTTTGTTGTTCAATTTTATTAATGTTCTCTACCTTGTCCTAGCAGTGGAAATGTGAACCTGAGTCAGAGTAAATGGGCTGTTTGGCACTTCATTTTCAAGAGCTAAACTATTTTTTTAACCCCTTCCTCATCCCACCATCTGTACACAGTCTTATTTTCCAAATGCACCACTTCCAGTGATataaacacaacaaactgattATTCTactttgaaaaagaaatctgCTCACTGTCTTGAATTTTCTCTTGGAAATGCCAGAGGAACAAGAACATGTTGGTATTGCATTTATTCACTTGACCATCTGCGACTGTACACATCCACTCGGCCCTTGATGGCcccttcacaaacacaaactctgtttctcttagagagtgtgagagtgcttTTCTTTTACATATACTGAATTACACATAACACAGTGTGTTCTTGAAGGTCTCTCAAACGAAGAGGTGTTTGGGACCACACACtttagaaaaataatgaaacttaCCAAGaagttcacacaaacacattgtgCAACAGAAATAAACTCAGAATAGTTTCAGAATAGTGTTGCTTATGCTATTGATGCGTTGAAcaacaatgttttctttttgtatttgatCTCATCTGAAGAGATGAAGCAGCTTAAATGTTCAACATACCTATTTTCTTGAACAATGGAGACTTCCATTCTTAACTGACTTGGCACACAACCATCCTATTATCACCACAATCTGACACGTTGTATAGTAAAGATTTATTTCTACATTCGTACCCATTTCTCAGTGATCACCTCACGTGTCGTAGCGCTGGTCCTTTGACATCTTTACACTTGCCTCTGCTGTCGTACTATCCCTCTGCCCCTGGCTTTAGGTTTCACCTCCTCAGTAAATTtgctccccctcttttttctgtattttttttaaatgtgttgctTTCTTGGTCCTCCTCTTCCTTGTctctgcattttgaaatgttgctCTCTACTGCCTTGCTTCTTACCTGTAGGAGGGAAATGGAAGGGGCGAGGGAATGGAGgcgagtatgcgtgtgtgcgtgcgtgcgtgcgtgcgggtGCACACAGACTCTGCTGATCGTTGCAGCCCTTCACCCCACGTGATCCATCTTTATTCTTACCCAGCTGGACAGCTGAAGAATCAAGTCTCCCCAGTGGACTTGTATTCTCCACTGCGCCTTCTTCTACCTACATAGTCCTCTGTGTTGTACTCATACTAATTACCAAAAAGAATATGACATGCGTTTTCTAAATGAGTTGTTTAAAAACATCACTTATTTTGATGAGAAATGAAAGACTGTGCAAAGAACACAGACGGCACTCTTTTTATAGCAATTCTCCTAAATTCAAATTATATgtaattttctgtcttttttaaaacGGTGcctgtgaactttttttttttttttcaaatgtctgaTGATAGCTACTCTTATCTCTGCAATGTCTCCATCTCACCCCTACCCcctaaaccaaaaaaaatggaGTGCAACGTCATCTAAACAGAGTCCTCTTCTCTTTAGTCATCAGTCTTTGTTGATGACCAAATGATTATCCAAATGttatgttctgaaaaaaaaaagacagagtttaCAAATTATTGTTTCATGTTTGTTAAATGAACCCCTATCTATCTTCCCCTTTTCTAAGTTttgcattctttttctctcatttttgctttatttactTTTTAGGGTCAAGAGCCTCAAGTCAGTGTGCTGACAGTGCAAGAGTGCATTTGTTATTTGCCTTTTGCAATGGAGACGGAGTGTATGTTTAGGCCATTTCATTCATGAATGTTTAacaagttttgttgttttacaagGGAATGGATACCTAGCAATcagatatttgtctttgtttaaatgaataaagatgGGTCTATCTTTTCAGTCAGTTCCTAGCGTCTAGatgcaaaataaacatttaccaTCTGAATGTCAAGGAgtctgtgaaactgaaaactcagaAAAGGGAAGTCTCACCACTTACCACTCACTTGAAACAAATCCCATAATCACAATCACCTTTGAGTCTATTTGGAGCTCAGAATTGAAACTTTTGTGTTCAACATGAACGCATGCACAAAAGGTCACACAGCTGCCTTAAAACAGCCACATTGCCATTGGGCATAGGCATTTCTATTAAAATGCATAGATGCACGAGtgtccacacacattcacacgagTCTCAGACACATTGGAAGTATAATTGTTACTTatctctttaaatgaaacaataaatCATTGAGAGTCCCAAGACTGATCATGATTGTTCCTGGACAGTACAATTTGCAGCTTTTTGTATGATTACGTCTGTATTTGGGGGAACATAGCAActaatggttgtttttttttttgcctaatgatttttttcttccatatAATTTCAGTTTGGTCACTTGTGgcaagagattttttttttcctgaagggaTGTCATTAATTTGCTAAATATAGTGTTCATGTCAGAACTGACAGTTGATTTAGTCCTACATCAAAACTTCTTTGGTCATGGAAAactcttttgtgtgtatgtgtgtttgaccacATTTCAAAGTGATAGTGCTATTATACCCCAGTATATCGTGGCTAAGTCTATCCAACATCTTAAGTCTTCAGGAATAGAATTGGTCAGCTGGGGTCCTTCTTCTTCAGTGGCTGTCAAACATGGTTTAACATATTTAATCCAACCTTAAAATGTGTATTAGCTAAATTCTGTCCTTTTAAGTCACATTAGCAAGGTTTCCTGCTATTTCCTCTGCAGCAAAAAACGAAAATGTCACACCTTGCCTCAATTACTGTAACGTtttgtactctggtctgcctgcctctagtaccgtCCCCTCCTACAACCA contains:
- the LOC115812281 gene encoding beta-1,3-galactosyltransferase 2; this encodes MQWRRRHCRAHIAVLLLLLCFIGVLCFLHHQKLLWGWNSRGYNSVTYSPGVQLLKIEVNQSTLQPTWKETGSPQGTLRSEQGPTARGTQNTELYNYIINELHKCQNRDPFLVLLITVEPQQVEARNAIRQTWGNESLVQDLELVRLFMLGLKWGNHEQVHSLQRQIQQESHRHHDIIQQEFMDTYHNLTLKTLMGMHWVATHCPNARYVMKTDSDMFVNTENLIQMLLKPSVTPRQNYFTGYLMKDEAPKRNKDSKWYMSPELYPSERYPVFCSGTGYVFSGDMAQKIHEASLSIQRLHLEDVYVGAIPRAQSALENSLQLVSPQALVDNRIASDN